A stretch of the Fusobacterium sp. genome encodes the following:
- the hpf gene encoding ribosome hibernation-promoting factor, HPF/YfiA family, which translates to MKMSIHGKQLVVTDAIKKYAETKLGRVEKYHDSIIELDVSLSAVRTKTGSSHTAEVLAYLSGSTLKASCTDTDLYAAIDQVSDIIEAQLKKHKEKRAMNYGQVPRVKKIKYDPETNTVEKEAAVNVVKVYLPPKPMDIEEAILQLELLNRAFYPFTNCETGEMNIVYKRKDGDYAHVEPAIKK; encoded by the coding sequence ATGAAAATGTCTATCCATGGAAAACAATTAGTTGTAACTGATGCAATCAAAAAGTATGCGGAAACTAAACTAGGGAGGGTTGAAAAGTATCACGATAGTATTATAGAATTAGATGTTAGCTTATCAGCAGTGAGAACTAAAACTGGAAGCAGCCATACAGCTGAAGTATTAGCATATCTGAGTGGAAGTACTTTAAAAGCTTCTTGTACAGATACTGACTTGTATGCAGCTATTGACCAAGTTTCTGATATTATAGAGGCACAACTTAAAAAACACAAAGAGAAAAGAGCAATGAATTACGGACAGGTTCCAAGGGTAAAAAAAATAAAATATGATCCTGAAACTAATACAGTTGAAAAAGAAGCAGCAGTAAATGTGGTTAAAGTTTATCTTCCACCAAAACCAATGGATATAGAAGAAGCAATACTTCAACTTGAATTGTTGAATAGAGCATTTTATCCATTTACTAACTGTGAAACTGGAGAAATGAATATAGTTTATAAGAGAAAAGATGGAGACTATGCTCATGTAGAACCAGCGATTAAAAAATAA
- a CDS encoding ABC transporter ATP-binding protein — protein sequence MNREILKLENIEKYYSGNIDKLHIIRNLSLTVEEGEFISILGRSGSGKSTLLNIIGLLDKIDNGKIYIGGQEVEKLSDEKKDILKNSMLGFVFQFHYLLPEFTALENVMLPALVNEFKNRKEVEKRAMEILEAVGLKDRVKHKPSQLSGGEKQRVAIARALINSPKILLADEPTGNLDEETSETIFDILRDINKNRKQTIIVVTHSKDLAKISDKKLYLKKGILHLTDDN from the coding sequence ATGAATAGAGAGATATTAAAATTAGAAAATATAGAAAAATATTATAGTGGTAACATAGATAAGCTTCATATTATAAGAAATTTAAGTTTAACAGTAGAAGAAGGAGAATTTATTTCAATACTTGGAAGGTCAGGATCAGGAAAATCTACTCTTTTAAATATAATTGGTTTATTGGATAAAATAGATAATGGAAAAATATATATTGGTGGACAGGAAGTGGAGAAACTTTCTGATGAAAAAAAAGATATACTGAAAAATAGTATGCTTGGATTTGTATTTCAATTTCATTATCTTTTACCAGAATTTACTGCTTTAGAAAATGTAATGCTCCCAGCTCTGGTGAATGAATTTAAAAACAGAAAAGAAGTAGAAAAAAGAGCTATGGAGATATTAGAAGCAGTGGGGTTAAAAGACAGGGTAAAACATAAGCCATCACAATTGTCTGGTGGAGAAAAGCAAAGAGTGGCAATAGCCAGAGCTCTTATTAATTCTCCTAAGATACTCCTTGCAGATGAACCTACAGGAAATTTGGATGAAGAAACAAGTGAAACAATTTTTGATATATTAAGGGATATTAATAAAAATAGAAAACAGACTATAATAGTAGTTACACATTCAAAAGATTTAGCAAAAATTTCAGATAAAAAATTGTATCTTAAAAAAGGTATTTTACATTTAACAGATGATAATTAA
- a CDS encoding ABC transporter permease: protein MVEFFIAKKHIFERKRQSLISTLGIAIGIIVLIVSIGIANGLDKNMISSILSMTSHVLVENGDKLSDYNELKDRIEKISGVKGAVPSIETQGIFKYNGIYGGYISGVKIEGFDLESAKKAMDLDKKIVEGSISPDKMDGVLIGKELFKNIGASLGDEVTIISSENKEIKFKIEGVFQSGYYDYDINMIIIPLKAAQYLVYSGDTVNKIDVTLNDPYKAPEIADKIMADTKIFSRTWGDLNRNLLSALSLEKTVMVMVFSLIVIIAGFVVWVTLNMLVREKIKDIGIMRSMGFSRKSIMKIFLIQGMLLGIAGIIIGTIIALCFLWYIKNYTLAFITSIYYLTKIPVEISVKEIGVIIGANIGIIFVSSVFPAYRAARMETVEALRHE, encoded by the coding sequence ATGGTAGAGTTTTTTATAGCAAAGAAACATATATTTGAAAGGAAAAGACAAAGTCTGATTTCAACTTTAGGAATAGCAATTGGAATAATAGTTTTAATAGTCTCTATTGGAATAGCCAATGGATTAGATAAAAATATGATAAGCAGCATTCTTTCTATGACAAGCCATGTCTTGGTAGAAAATGGAGATAAATTATCAGATTATAATGAGTTAAAAGATAGAATAGAAAAAATCTCTGGAGTAAAAGGAGCTGTTCCCAGTATAGAAACTCAAGGTATATTTAAATATAATGGAATATATGGAGGATATATATCAGGGGTAAAAATAGAAGGTTTTGACTTAGAAAGTGCTAAGAAAGCTATGGATTTAGATAAAAAAATTGTAGAAGGAAGCATTTCTCCTGATAAAATGGATGGGGTTCTTATAGGAAAAGAACTATTTAAAAATATTGGAGCTTCTCTTGGAGATGAAGTAACTATAATATCATCAGAAAATAAAGAGATAAAATTTAAAATAGAGGGAGTATTTCAAAGTGGATATTATGATTATGATATAAATATGATAATAATTCCTTTGAAGGCTGCTCAATATCTTGTATATAGTGGTGACACAGTAAATAAGATAGATGTAACATTAAATGATCCATATAAAGCACCTGAAATTGCTGATAAAATAATGGCTGACACAAAGATATTTTCTAGAACATGGGGAGATCTTAATAGAAATCTTCTTTCTGCTTTGTCACTTGAAAAAACCGTTATGGTAATGGTATTTTCTTTAATAGTAATAATAGCAGGATTTGTAGTATGGGTAACTTTGAATATGTTGGTCAGGGAAAAAATAAAAGATATTGGAATAATGAGATCAATGGGATTTTCTAGAAAAAGCATAATGAAAATTTTTCTTATTCAAGGAATGCTTTTGGGAATAGCAGGAATAATAATAGGTACAATCATTGCTCTATGTTTCTTATGGTATATAAAGAATTATACATTAGCTTTTATAACTTCTATATATTATCTAACAAAGATACCTGTTGAAATATCAGTTAAAGAAATAGGAGTAATAATTGGAGCTAATATTGGAATAATTTTTGTATCAAGCGTCTTTCCAGCATACAGAGCAGCTAGAATGGAAACTGTGGAGGCGTTGAGACATGAATAG
- the pbpC gene encoding penicillin-binding protein 1C, with the protein MKKRYLVFSGILLSGILFTSWTYLKYDTKKIESTFEDRYSQVILDDKDDILGAYLNKNEQWHLKSTDKIPEKLREAVLNYEDKNFYSHKGVDMKAIVRAVRDNVFQRRRTGASTVTMQVAKVLEPKKRSYFNKYREIIHAVKIEREFTKDEILSMYLNNAPYGGNIVGYKTASLLYFQKNPNELTWAEGALLAVLPNSPGLMHVERNRDRLINKRNALLKKLLERGVIDERQYALSKMEPIPEKRYRFKSLAPHLTRRLTQESSEKIIKSTINSQLQEKIEKVVKDYSEYLKSEGIGNAAVLVVDNKTYEVKVYIGSQNFYDFSTNGQVDGITAKRSPGSVLKPFLYALAIDEGIAAPESKIPDIPLYFSNFSPQNANKKYYGLIEMREALIKSLNIPFVSLLKEYKDEKFFYFLKEVLDFKDNNPSRYGLSLILGTKELSVENIAKLYTGLGNYGNFKELRYIRLEQEEKGNQLISRGSAYLTLDTIRQLERPGLESMYREKNPVSWKTGTSYGRRDGWAAGVTPDWTVVVWVGNFTGESNSNLSGVVSAGKLLFNVFNTLPKKTALFNLPQEDFEILEVDKETGYRMKFDVPSKEILYPKGAKPLKFSPYYKKVFLNKDGEEIDSRSEDFTEKQEKVVLNYPIEIINYFIRQNMDVSNIFSSKIKEKSVKFIYPINKLKIVIPKDFDGEKSVIVKVANVKKQNLYWYINREYIGRDKDREKSLSLKEGEYELTIVAENGETEKVKFEIVKNRAGRK; encoded by the coding sequence ATGAAAAAAAGATATCTGGTATTTTCAGGGATTCTTCTAAGTGGAATTTTATTTACTTCATGGACATATTTGAAATATGATACTAAAAAGATAGAGAGCACATTTGAAGATAGATACAGTCAGGTAATATTAGATGACAAAGATGATATCCTAGGAGCCTATCTCAATAAAAATGAACAATGGCATTTGAAAAGTACAGATAAAATACCTGAAAAATTAAGAGAAGCAGTTTTGAATTATGAGGATAAAAATTTTTACTCTCACAAAGGAGTAGATATGAAAGCAATAGTCAGAGCTGTAAGAGACAATGTATTTCAAAGAAGAAGAACAGGAGCAAGTACTGTAACTATGCAGGTGGCAAAAGTTCTTGAACCAAAAAAAAGGAGCTATTTTAATAAATATAGAGAGATAATTCATGCAGTGAAAATAGAAAGAGAATTCACTAAGGATGAGATTTTATCAATGTATTTGAATAATGCTCCTTATGGAGGAAATATTGTAGGTTATAAAACAGCGTCACTTCTATACTTTCAAAAAAATCCAAATGAACTTACTTGGGCAGAGGGAGCACTGTTAGCAGTGCTCCCTAATTCGCCTGGACTTATGCATGTAGAGAGGAATAGAGATAGGCTTATAAATAAAAGGAATGCTCTTTTAAAAAAATTACTTGAAAGAGGAGTTATTGATGAAAGGCAGTATGCTTTATCAAAAATGGAACCTATTCCTGAAAAAAGATATAGATTTAAATCTCTTGCCCCTCATCTTACAAGAAGATTAACACAAGAAAGTAGTGAAAAAATAATCAAGAGTACTATTAATAGTCAACTTCAAGAAAAAATAGAAAAGGTTGTAAAAGACTATTCTGAATATTTAAAAAGTGAAGGAATCGGAAATGCAGCTGTATTGGTAGTAGATAATAAAACTTATGAAGTGAAGGTATACATAGGATCTCAAAATTTTTATGATTTTTCTACCAATGGACAAGTTGATGGAATAACAGCTAAAAGATCACCAGGATCTGTTTTAAAGCCATTTCTTTATGCTTTGGCAATAGATGAAGGAATAGCTGCTCCAGAATCAAAAATACCTGATATTCCATTATATTTTTCAAACTTCAGTCCTCAGAATGCTAACAAAAAATATTATGGTTTGATTGAAATGAGAGAAGCCCTTATAAAATCATTAAATATTCCATTTGTATCTTTATTGAAGGAATATAAAGATGAGAAATTTTTCTATTTTTTGAAAGAAGTTTTAGATTTTAAAGATAATAATCCTTCAAGATATGGACTTTCACTTATACTTGGAACTAAGGAACTCAGTGTGGAAAATATAGCTAAACTATATACTGGGCTGGGAAATTATGGTAATTTTAAAGAATTGAGATATATAAGGCTAGAACAGGAAGAAAAGGGAAATCAGTTGATATCAAGAGGGTCAGCTTATCTTACATTGGATACTATAAGGCAGTTAGAAAGACCAGGACTTGAAAGTATGTATCGAGAAAAAAATCCTGTTTCATGGAAAACTGGAACAAGTTATGGAAGAAGAGATGGATGGGCAGCTGGTGTTACTCCTGATTGGACAGTGGTAGTATGGGTAGGAAACTTTACAGGGGAAAGCAACAGCAATTTATCAGGGGTAGTCAGTGCAGGAAAGCTTTTATTTAATGTATTCAATACCCTGCCAAAGAAAACAGCTTTATTTAATCTTCCACAAGAAGACTTTGAAATATTAGAAGTAGATAAAGAAACAGGATATAGAATGAAATTTGATGTGCCATCAAAAGAAATACTTTATCCTAAGGGAGCTAAACCACTGAAATTTTCACCATATTATAAGAAAGTTTTTTTAAACAAAGATGGAGAAGAAATAGATTCAAGAAGTGAAGACTTTACTGAAAAACAAGAAAAGGTAGTACTTAACTATCCTATTGAGATAATAAACTATTTCATAAGACAGAATATGGATGTTTCAAATATTTTTAGTAGCAAAATCAAAGAAAAAAGTGTAAAATTCATATATCCAATAAATAAATTAAAAATAGTTATACCAAAAGACTTTGATGGAGAAAAAAGTGTTATAGTAAAGGTAGCAAATGTAAAAAAGCAAAATCTTTATTGGTATATAAACAGAGAATATATAGGAAGAGATAAAGATAGAGAAAAAAGTCTCTCTTTAAAAGAAGGAGAATATGAATTGACAATAGTAGCTGAAAATGGAGAAACAGAAAAAGTAAAATTTGAAATAGTGAAAAATAGAGCAGGAAGGAAGTAA
- a CDS encoding alpha-2-macroglobulin family protein has translation MKKILAFLVLLTMLGCNGGDKTTGGQTTEPEKTTETPKTENVVVTPPTKEAELRILEVSTSSGEKPNIEITLSDEIGLNSDIDAYIKVDGETGYDIIKMKNKIIIRGDFHTGETYQIEILKGLKSKNGIILKENFNTTVAFKEIEPKIAFSNEGIILPAVNDKRISFKSLNVKKVNVKVKKVYENNTTQFLQNFVFNGNGNVFNYSLQGDFYRIGDVLFEKEYELNNLKNKWIQTEIELGSLVDYKGFFIVELSFNKDGIDYTFPEGVESWQQYSFFENNGKIGKVILLSDMGILAQKTKDQYLVTVTNVAKNSVVKGAKVKAITLNNQLIEEKTTNENGEVTFDGKAQIFYIISESGDEKSILKLNDSRLSYDGFAVDGIYATEGVKSFMYTDRGIYRPGDDIYLSIIARNADNNFPENHPVKLNIYTPTGKKFVENHVLNDGKNGFYTYSFKTNLDSETGIWRVDAQVGSTTFRKDIPVETIVPYKIKVDVDAPKVVDINETGNFEVKVASDYLFGAPGSDLRFNSELQIREENVRFEKFKNYTFTNPTSYNFYHRDYKEGVLNSEGKGTINFDIAKITPKNINLTGTITTKVLETGGRPVLDRSIVTLKKFDTYVGMEIPSDRYMKSGDKVNLQVIAISSDGDKLVPGRKMKYRIYKNEYSWWWDYNDYGSFLKSIKTDTNTTFVHEQEFVSGDKPYIIDYPIDGTGEIFVEVEDLETEQSTGVNLYVSTWMDPSVSKKVDKLKMETDKKSYNIGEKAKIIYEGEKGAKALITIEKSGQIVKRYWKDVNDIKNEEEIEVTEGMFPNAYVSISLFQDYNNFTNDRPLRLHGAVPLMVKNEATKLNLELNTPKELRPNEKFTVKVKNKAGTPMEYTVAVVDEGLLDITAFKTPDPWNYFYQKEALQIMAYDNYNEIIGKTFGEVHQVLKTGGGEFLAEMSAMDKSRNKQMGLEEAQRFKPVAMFKGVLTTNDKGEGEVEFTMPNYMGSVRVMVIGADKGMYGKAESTITVKAPIVMNASLPRTLKVGDEFKVPVEIFALEDDLGEITVNINFNGEIKTEKFTLKNKEKKTVYFTEKVPNKIGADKIIISANSNKYNYEEVTDIDINSNNPYIYLNDIKTVSGGKEVVFNAPKDSIEGSVESTLTISSSPILAIDQRLKWLIRYPYGCAEQTTSSVLPQLFIKELSSENTFDKKRITANINSGITRLSKFQLYDGSFTYWPGNRDADLWVTNYIGQFLISAKENGYYVPEDMYSRWLDFSKKQSKIAGADLDRKAYTLYLLASAGSPEISEMNLIYENYMGSLSITSKWYMAAAYKLIGEDKIAVDIANSLSITVPEYDYDYYRYSYGSNLRDKAIVLGAYYKVYGKIEEKLYNDILKALQSQNWLSTQSTGYSLMTIAEMVKSGAKEEVSGTIEIDGQLKRFTTKNGTYTESISDKVKDIKIVSGNSKDMFVNYYWEGVPVNYEGENIAKNIQIERKFYDINGVELDPKSLTSGTTFWLEVKVLPADNIRGYFYINEVALTQVLPTGWEIENVRALKQQYPEWVKTRMANTSIDYEDIRDDRVMWFFDFNNYSRTGNSFFIKVNTVTVGKYKFPGTMAEAMYDKNYEAYLKGFEVEVK, from the coding sequence ATGAAAAAAATATTGGCATTTCTTGTTTTATTGACTATGCTTGGATGCAATGGGGGAGATAAGACAACAGGAGGACAAACAACTGAACCAGAAAAAACAACAGAGACACCAAAAACAGAAAATGTAGTGGTGACTCCACCAACGAAAGAGGCAGAGTTGAGGATTTTAGAGGTATCAACTTCGTCAGGGGAAAAACCCAATATAGAAATAACTCTTTCTGACGAAATAGGACTTAATAGTGATATAGACGCATACATAAAAGTAGATGGAGAAACAGGTTACGATATCATCAAAATGAAAAATAAAATAATTATAAGAGGAGATTTTCATACTGGGGAAACTTATCAAATAGAAATCTTGAAAGGATTGAAATCTAAAAATGGAATTATATTAAAAGAAAATTTTAATACAACAGTAGCTTTTAAAGAAATAGAACCTAAAATAGCTTTTTCAAATGAAGGAATAATACTTCCAGCTGTAAATGATAAGAGAATAAGTTTTAAATCTCTCAATGTAAAAAAAGTAAATGTAAAAGTTAAAAAAGTTTATGAAAATAATACAACTCAATTTTTACAGAATTTTGTATTTAATGGAAATGGAAATGTATTTAATTATTCTCTTCAAGGAGACTTTTACAGAATAGGAGATGTTCTTTTTGAAAAAGAGTATGAATTAAATAATCTTAAAAATAAATGGATTCAAACTGAAATTGAATTGGGAAGTCTTGTAGACTACAAGGGATTTTTTATAGTTGAGCTATCATTTAATAAAGATGGAATAGACTATACTTTTCCTGAAGGTGTAGAAAGTTGGCAGCAATATAGTTTCTTTGAAAATAATGGTAAAATAGGAAAAGTAATTTTACTTTCAGATATGGGAATTTTGGCACAGAAAACTAAAGATCAGTATTTGGTAACTGTTACTAATGTTGCAAAGAACAGTGTTGTAAAAGGTGCCAAAGTAAAGGCAATAACTTTAAATAATCAACTGATAGAAGAAAAAACTACCAATGAAAATGGAGAAGTAACTTTTGATGGAAAGGCTCAGATTTTTTATATTATCAGTGAATCAGGAGATGAAAAATCTATATTGAAATTAAATGATTCTCGTTTGTCATATGATGGTTTTGCTGTAGATGGTATATATGCAACTGAAGGTGTAAAAAGTTTCATGTACACAGATAGAGGAATATACAGACCAGGAGATGATATATATCTTTCTATAATAGCTAGAAATGCAGATAATAATTTTCCTGAAAATCATCCAGTTAAATTAAATATCTATACTCCAACAGGGAAAAAGTTTGTGGAAAATCATGTTTTAAATGATGGGAAAAATGGATTTTATACATATTCTTTCAAAACTAATTTGGATTCTGAAACTGGTATCTGGAGAGTAGATGCTCAAGTGGGAAGTACTACATTCAGAAAGGATATTCCTGTAGAAACTATAGTTCCATATAAAATAAAAGTTGATGTTGATGCACCTAAAGTAGTGGACATAAATGAAACTGGTAATTTTGAAGTAAAAGTTGCTTCAGATTATCTCTTTGGTGCGCCTGGAAGTGATCTTAGATTTAACAGCGAACTGCAAATAAGAGAAGAAAATGTAAGATTTGAAAAATTCAAAAATTATACTTTTACAAATCCTACATCATATAATTTCTATCATAGAGATTATAAAGAAGGAGTATTAAATAGTGAAGGAAAGGGAACTATCAATTTTGATATTGCTAAGATTACTCCTAAAAATATAAACTTGACAGGAACTATTACTACTAAAGTATTGGAAACAGGGGGAAGACCTGTTTTAGATAGAAGTATTGTTACGTTGAAAAAATTTGATACATATGTAGGAATGGAGATTCCATCAGATAGGTATATGAAGAGTGGAGATAAAGTAAATCTTCAAGTTATAGCAATTTCAAGTGATGGAGATAAACTTGTTCCAGGAAGAAAAATGAAATATAGAATATATAAAAATGAGTATTCTTGGTGGTGGGATTATAATGATTATGGAAGTTTCTTGAAATCAATAAAAACGGATACTAATACTACTTTTGTCCATGAGCAGGAGTTTGTATCTGGAGATAAGCCATATATCATAGATTATCCAATAGATGGAACAGGAGAAATATTTGTAGAAGTTGAAGATTTGGAAACTGAGCAAAGTACAGGGGTAAATCTTTATGTAAGTACTTGGATGGATCCTAGTGTAAGTAAAAAAGTGGATAAACTTAAAATGGAAACTGACAAAAAATCTTACAATATAGGAGAAAAAGCTAAGATTATATATGAAGGGGAAAAGGGAGCTAAAGCCCTTATAACTATAGAAAAATCTGGTCAAATAGTAAAAAGATATTGGAAAGATGTTAATGACATCAAAAATGAAGAAGAGATAGAAGTTACTGAAGGAATGTTCCCTAATGCCTATGTAAGTATTTCTTTATTCCAAGACTATAACAATTTTACAAATGACAGACCATTGAGATTACATGGAGCAGTACCTTTAATGGTAAAAAATGAAGCAACTAAACTTAATTTAGAATTGAATACACCAAAAGAATTAAGACCAAATGAAAAATTCACTGTAAAAGTTAAAAATAAAGCTGGTACTCCAATGGAATATACAGTAGCTGTAGTAGATGAAGGTCTTTTAGATATAACAGCATTTAAAACTCCAGATCCTTGGAATTACTTCTATCAAAAAGAAGCTCTTCAAATAATGGCCTATGATAACTATAATGAAATTATAGGGAAAACTTTTGGAGAAGTACATCAAGTATTAAAGACTGGAGGGGGAGAATTCCTAGCTGAAATGTCAGCAATGGATAAATCTAGAAATAAACAGATGGGACTTGAAGAGGCTCAAAGATTTAAACCTGTGGCAATGTTTAAAGGAGTTCTGACTACTAATGATAAAGGAGAAGGGGAAGTAGAATTTACAATGCCTAATTATATGGGTTCTGTAAGAGTTATGGTAATTGGAGCAGATAAAGGAATGTATGGAAAAGCTGAATCTACAATTACTGTAAAAGCTCCAATAGTTATGAATGCTTCACTTCCTAGAACATTAAAAGTTGGAGATGAATTTAAAGTTCCAGTAGAAATCTTTGCTTTAGAAGATGACCTTGGAGAAATAACTGTAAATATTAATTTCAATGGAGAAATAAAAACTGAAAAATTTACTTTGAAAAATAAAGAGAAGAAGACAGTATATTTTACAGAAAAAGTTCCAAATAAAATAGGAGCAGATAAAATAATTATAAGTGCAAATTCTAATAAATATAATTATGAAGAAGTCACTGATATAGATATAAATTCAAATAATCCATATATTTATTTGAATGATATAAAAACTGTATCAGGTGGAAAAGAAGTTGTATTTAATGCACCGAAGGATTCAATAGAAGGAAGTGTAGAAAGTACATTGACTATATCAAGTTCACCTATACTGGCTATAGATCAAAGACTTAAATGGCTTATCAGATATCCATATGGATGTGCAGAACAGACTACATCAAGTGTACTTCCTCAATTATTTATAAAAGAGTTATCTTCTGAAAATACTTTTGATAAAAAGAGAATAACTGCAAATATTAATTCAGGTATCACTAGATTATCAAAATTCCAGCTTTATGATGGGTCATTTACATATTGGCCTGGAAATAGAGATGCAGATTTATGGGTAACTAACTATATTGGACAGTTTTTAATAAGTGCAAAAGAAAATGGATATTATGTACCTGAAGATATGTACAGCAGATGGTTGGATTTCAGTAAGAAACAAAGTAAAATAGCTGGAGCAGATTTGGATAGAAAAGCATATACTTTATATCTGTTGGCATCAGCTGGTTCTCCTGAGATAAGTGAAATGAATCTTATATATGAAAACTATATGGGAAGCCTTTCTATAACAAGTAAGTGGTATATGGCAGCAGCATATAAGCTGATTGGTGAAGATAAGATAGCAGTAGATATTGCTAATTCACTTTCAATAACTGTGCCAGAATATGATTATGATTATTACAGATATTCTTATGGTTCTAATTTGAGAGATAAAGCTATTGTACTTGGTGCATACTATAAAGTATATGGAAAAATAGAAGAAAAACTATACAATGATATACTTAAGGCACTTCAATCACAAAACTGGCTGTCTACTCAAAGTACAGGATACTCTTTGATGACTATAGCTGAAATGGTAAAATCAGGAGCTAAAGAGGAAGTATCTGGAACTATTGAAATAGATGGACAGTTAAAAAGATTTACTACTAAGAATGGTACTTACACAGAATCAATTTCTGATAAAGTGAAAGATATCAAAATAGTTTCTGGTAATTCAAAAGATATGTTTGTTAATTATTATTGGGAAGGAGTTCCTGTAAATTATGAAGGAGAGAATATTGCTAAAAATATTCAAATAGAAAGAAAATTCTATGATATAAATGGAGTAGAATTGGATCCTAAGTCTTTAACTTCAGGAACAACATTCTGGTTAGAGGTGAAAGTGCTTCCTGCTGACAATATAAGAGGATATTTTTATATCAATGAAGTGGCATTGACACAAGTTCTTCCTACAGGATGGGAAATAGAAAATGTAAGAGCATTGAAACAACAATATCCAGAATGGGTAAAAACTAGAATGGCAAATACTAGTATAGATTATGAAGATATCAGAGATGACAGAGTGATGTGGTTCTTTGATTTCAATAATTACAGCAGAACTGGAAACAGCTTCTTTATCAAAGTAAATACTGTAACAGTAGGAAAATATAAATTCCCAGGAACTATGGCAGAGGCTATGTATGATAAAAATTATGAAGCTTATCTGAAAGGATTTGAAGTAGAGGTTAAATAA